A genomic region of Desulfatirhabdium butyrativorans DSM 18734 contains the following coding sequences:
- a CDS encoding ABC transporter permease subunit translates to MRFWSEIKRSVLVSVWFMFLTFPIMVIRVNPIEKMIQWRWYNLLWIGIGSFVLSFFWRALLQRKERGKARASNPLKAESDRSWIEWVAESPKRYIPAFAILGVIALIFPFIMSTYQVNIMITALMYVVLGLGLNIVVGLAGLLDLGYVAFYAVGAYSYALLNHHFGLGFWTLLPVGALLAACFGVLLGFPVLRLRGDYLAIVTLGFGEIIRLILENWNEFSFGPSGISGIPRPGFFGVHLTLNQAIIYLYFLMIGMTLFTIFVVNRLQNSRIGRAWIALREDEIACQAMGVDKTRTKLTAFALGATWAGMVGVIFAAKTTFINPASFTFLESAMILSIVVLGGMGSIIGVILAAFILILLPEYLRAFSEYRMLVFGMIMVLMMVFRPQGIVATVRKTYQFKQKTS, encoded by the coding sequence ATGCGTTTCTGGTCTGAAATCAAGCGATCCGTGCTGGTATCTGTCTGGTTCATGTTCCTGACGTTTCCGATCATGGTCATCCGGGTCAATCCCATCGAAAAGATGATCCAATGGCGATGGTACAACCTGCTGTGGATCGGTATCGGCTCCTTCGTGCTGTCCTTTTTCTGGCGGGCGCTGCTGCAGCGAAAGGAGCGGGGCAAAGCCAGGGCCAGCAACCCATTGAAAGCGGAGTCGGATCGGAGCTGGATTGAATGGGTCGCTGAGTCCCCGAAGCGCTACATTCCGGCCTTCGCCATTCTGGGGGTGATCGCCCTGATTTTCCCGTTCATCATGTCCACCTACCAGGTCAACATCATGATCACGGCGCTGATGTATGTGGTGCTGGGCCTCGGGCTCAATATCGTGGTCGGTCTGGCCGGGCTTCTGGACCTGGGCTATGTGGCTTTCTATGCTGTCGGCGCTTACAGCTATGCCTTGCTGAACCACCATTTCGGGCTGGGGTTCTGGACCCTGCTGCCGGTGGGCGCACTTCTGGCGGCCTGTTTCGGCGTGTTGCTCGGCTTTCCCGTGCTTCGTCTCCGGGGAGATTATCTGGCCATCGTCACCCTCGGTTTCGGCGAGATCATTCGCCTGATCCTGGAAAACTGGAACGAATTTTCCTTCGGGCCATCCGGGATCAGCGGCATTCCGCGGCCCGGCTTTTTCGGTGTCCATCTCACCCTGAACCAGGCCATCATCTATCTGTACTTCCTGATGATCGGGATGACGCTCTTCACGATTTTCGTCGTCAACCGGCTTCAGAATTCCCGGATCGGCAGGGCATGGATCGCCCTTCGGGAAGACGAGATCGCCTGCCAGGCCATGGGCGTGGACAAAACCCGAACCAAGCTCACCGCCTTTGCCCTGGGTGCCACATGGGCGGGGATGGTCGGGGTGATCTTCGCAGCGAAAACCACCTTCATCAACCCGGCGAGTTTTACCTTTCTGGAATCGGCCATGATCCTGTCCATCGTCGTTCTGGGCGGCATGGGCTCCATCATCGGTGTCATCCTCGCCGCATTCATTCTGATTTTGCTTCCCGAATACCTGCGGGCCTTTTCGGAATACCGGATGCTTGTTTTCGGGATGATCATGGTGCTCATGATGGTGTTCAGGCCCCAGGGGATTGTGGCGACTGTTCGAAAAACCTATCAATTCAAGCAGAAAACGTCCTGA
- a CDS encoding NAD(+)/NADH kinase, with protein sequence MKEIAIVVKSDPNAMRLCADLEVWLVNRGVRVLTRTNWSSGVVDDHFESAPSGLCAVIVLGGDGTFLSAVRWIGKQDIPILGVKFGELGFLAEISEEAIFQVADRILSGQFRTRLRMRLDVTVFRSNTADVHQTVLNDVVITKGALARLASIRTSIGGKYLTTYKADGLIVSTPTGSTAYSLAAGGPIMHPDVPGIILTPICPFTLTIRPLIVSDSVSVEIALEKKARDIMVTFDGQAGLELQENDRLAIQKSDHPVRMIVVPGQDYFDLVKTKLRWSGGR encoded by the coding sequence ATGAAAGAAATTGCCATTGTCGTGAAAAGCGATCCGAATGCCATGCGCTTGTGTGCGGATCTGGAAGTCTGGCTTGTAAATCGGGGGGTTCGGGTGCTGACCCGCACCAACTGGAGCTCGGGAGTGGTCGACGATCATTTCGAGTCGGCCCCATCCGGATTGTGCGCCGTGATCGTTCTGGGTGGAGACGGCACATTTCTGAGCGCCGTCCGATGGATCGGAAAGCAGGATATTCCGATTCTCGGCGTAAAATTCGGTGAATTGGGGTTTCTGGCGGAAATCAGTGAGGAAGCCATTTTTCAGGTCGCGGATCGCATCCTGAGCGGGCAATTTCGCACAAGGCTTCGCATGCGGCTGGATGTGACGGTATTTCGCTCCAATACCGCTGATGTCCATCAGACAGTTCTGAACGATGTGGTCATCACAAAGGGCGCCCTGGCCCGTCTGGCCAGCATCCGCACGTCCATCGGTGGGAAATATCTTACCACGTACAAGGCGGACGGGTTGATCGTGTCGACACCGACCGGATCGACCGCTTATTCCCTGGCCGCAGGCGGGCCCATCATGCACCCCGATGTGCCGGGGATCATTCTCACACCCATTTGCCCCTTTACCCTGACCATCCGGCCGCTCATTGTTTCGGATAGCGTTTCGGTGGAAATTGCCTTGGAAAAAAAGGCCCGGGACATCATGGTTACCTTTGACGGGCAGGCAGGGCTTGAGTTGCAGGAAAACGATCGTCTTGCCATTCAAAAAAGCGATCATCCCGTCCGCATGATCGTTGTTCCGGGGCAGGACTATTTCGATCTGGTGAAAACAAAGCTGCGATGGAGCGGAGGAAGATAA
- a CDS encoding branched-chain amino acid ABC transporter permease: MEYFLELFLGGLTRGSIYALIALGYTMVYGIIELINFAHGEIYMIGAFTGLIVATILSAYGFGTFSVLILTIILAAIYSAAYGFTVEKIAYKPLRQAPRLSPLISAIGMSIFLQNYVMLAQTSDFVPFPALIPDFDFWEPYSHILRSSELVILSSTASLMIALTLFIRYTRIGKAMRATAQDRTMAMLVGINVNRVISSTFIIGSSLAAVGGVLIASHIGQINFFIGFIAGIKAFTAAVLGGIGSIPGAVLGSMVLGLTESFATGYVSSDYEDVFAFLLLVLILIFRPGGLLGRFTTQKV, encoded by the coding sequence ATGGAATATTTTCTCGAACTGTTCCTTGGGGGCCTGACGCGCGGCAGCATCTATGCCCTGATCGCCCTCGGATACACCATGGTATACGGCATCATCGAGCTGATCAATTTTGCGCACGGCGAAATTTACATGATCGGCGCATTCACGGGACTCATCGTTGCCACCATCCTGTCCGCCTACGGCTTCGGCACGTTCTCCGTTCTGATACTCACGATCATCCTGGCTGCCATTTATTCGGCGGCATACGGATTCACCGTCGAAAAAATCGCCTACAAACCTCTTCGCCAGGCCCCGCGTTTGTCTCCGCTCATCAGCGCCATCGGCATGTCGATCTTTCTGCAGAACTATGTGATGCTCGCCCAGACTTCCGATTTTGTCCCCTTTCCCGCGCTCATCCCCGATTTCGATTTCTGGGAACCCTACAGCCACATCCTGCGATCTTCCGAACTGGTCATTCTATCCTCAACCGCTTCTCTGATGATCGCACTGACCCTGTTCATCCGATACACCCGGATCGGAAAAGCCATGCGGGCTACGGCCCAGGACAGGACGATGGCCATGCTGGTCGGCATCAATGTCAACCGGGTCATTTCCAGCACATTCATCATCGGCTCTTCACTGGCTGCCGTCGGTGGCGTGCTCATCGCCTCCCACATCGGCCAGATCAATTTCTTCATCGGGTTCATCGCAGGCATCAAGGCGTTTACGGCGGCCGTTCTGGGCGGCATCGGCAGCATCCCGGGCGCGGTTCTGGGAAGCATGGTGCTGGGGCTTACGGAAAGCTTTGCCACCGGTTATGTTTCGAGCGATTATGAGGATGTCTTTGCCTTCCTGCTGCTCGTTTTGATCCTGATTTTCCGCCCTGGAGGACTGCTGGGGCGCTTCACCACGCAAAAGGTCTGA
- a CDS encoding branched-chain amino acid ABC transporter substrate-binding protein, translating to MMKSMASRNGWLFVLLALGIFLWTASGAMAEGVLKIGVGGAHSGDLASYGLPIVKAAKLVVEDVNAKGGILGKKVELVIEDDVCKPEVATNTATKLASEGVPIVIGHVCSGATKAALGIYKASKIIAISASATNPELTQSGEYPNFFRTIASDDAQARLEVDFAIDKLHLKKIAVLHDKGDYGKGLAEYAKTFIEKSGKAQVVLFEGITPGAVDYSAVVQKIKRSQADGVIFGGYHPEASKIVSQMRKDKMKTAFISDDGVKDDTFIKVAGKYAEGVYATGPKDTTKNPMDKMVREAYKKAYGEDVGVFSINGYAATQAALNAIQKAGSTDYNAIIDALHNDWVETPLGKIKFDAKGDAIGVGFSVYEVKNGKYVEIAN from the coding sequence ATGATGAAATCGATGGCATCTCGAAATGGTTGGCTGTTCGTCCTGTTGGCGCTTGGCATTTTCCTGTGGACAGCCAGCGGCGCCATGGCGGAAGGCGTGTTGAAAATCGGGGTCGGCGGCGCCCACAGTGGTGACCTGGCTTCCTATGGCCTGCCCATTGTCAAGGCGGCCAAGCTCGTTGTCGAGGACGTCAATGCCAAGGGTGGGATTCTCGGCAAAAAAGTGGAACTGGTGATTGAAGACGATGTCTGCAAACCCGAAGTTGCCACCAATACCGCCACCAAGCTGGCCTCAGAAGGCGTGCCGATCGTGATCGGGCATGTATGCAGCGGCGCCACCAAGGCGGCACTCGGCATTTACAAGGCCAGCAAGATCATCGCCATTTCGGCATCCGCAACCAACCCCGAACTGACCCAAAGCGGCGAATATCCGAATTTCTTCCGAACCATCGCTTCCGATGATGCCCAGGCCAGACTCGAAGTCGACTTTGCCATCGACAAGCTTCATCTGAAAAAAATCGCCGTACTCCACGACAAGGGAGATTATGGCAAGGGGCTGGCCGAATACGCCAAAACCTTTATCGAAAAATCCGGCAAGGCACAGGTTGTCCTGTTTGAAGGCATTACCCCCGGAGCTGTGGATTATTCCGCAGTCGTCCAGAAAATCAAGCGATCCCAGGCCGATGGCGTCATCTTCGGCGGCTATCATCCCGAAGCTTCCAAAATCGTCAGCCAGATGCGAAAAGACAAGATGAAGACTGCCTTCATTTCCGATGACGGCGTCAAAGACGATACCTTCATCAAAGTCGCCGGGAAATACGCCGAAGGCGTTTACGCAACCGGGCCCAAGGACACCACCAAGAACCCGATGGACAAGATGGTTCGGGAAGCCTACAAGAAGGCTTACGGAGAAGATGTCGGTGTTTTCTCGATCAACGGTTATGCCGCTACCCAGGCTGCACTCAATGCCATCCAGAAAGCCGGTTCGACCGATTATAATGCCATCATCGATGCGCTGCACAACGACTGGGTCGAAACCCCTCTGGGCAAAATCAAATTCGATGCCAAAGGCGATGCCATCGGGGTCGGATTCTCGGTCTATGAAGTGAAAAACGGCAAGTACGTGGAAATCGCCAATTGA
- a CDS encoding ATP-binding protein — MDNPFRHRIVSDPFSGPKSTIAEIHQDAFVRCLRLIDVVRREHRTASMLVTGRSGSGKTHLLHRIHEALLQDKMPHAFIAVRLHTSAKRFWRHLRTSCIESLQRPARKSRPQIETLILRRIWEKANTDAVRLSRFQQILDELRLEANISPSLALAMTHLIRRHRKTDVLAWLKGYSLPEENLGLLSLPNPPEDETCAEDQARDFLEELFRMIGPQVPVVLCFDQVEALQRDAHDKAGLFAFGQAVRSLYNDTRNLVLISCIQTTFYGTLKEAVSDPDFHGMTEYQIALKSISLEQACRLIEARMAGVGNQAHKQRLMPTILAGLREKWADSEQTARDALNIAAALYDELTEQPTQHSHSEHPDAQSLTTHFLQNEFENRVENGLKTLSADDLDAVLHSAIPVLCPLYHAGCTEVDTKPQPDIDVFLRHQGRTIPVSFCNQANLTSLAGRLRRLLSLLESGGIPAPVMIRHPGRPLPGGQRKANEYLNGLKRKGAKWVVPSEEAIATLAAMRDLLADAQSGDLAASGKSIAPETVRQWIQQSGDDSACSLLNEIVQPPRMPPVLSPEIETRLQEILQEERILYLSEMAEKLRIDENTLSEGLRLQPGGVGFMEGPPVLLFDRSVLIHAR; from the coding sequence ATGGACAACCCGTTTCGACATCGCATCGTTTCAGACCCTTTCAGCGGTCCGAAATCGACCATTGCCGAAATTCACCAGGATGCATTCGTTCGCTGCCTTCGTCTCATTGACGTTGTGCGTCGGGAGCACCGAACAGCATCCATGCTCGTTACGGGGCGATCGGGATCCGGGAAGACCCATCTGCTGCACCGCATTCACGAGGCGCTGCTCCAAGACAAAATGCCTCATGCCTTCATCGCCGTACGCTTGCATACCAGCGCCAAACGTTTCTGGCGTCATTTGCGGACTTCATGCATCGAGAGTCTTCAACGGCCAGCGCGAAAATCCCGCCCACAGATTGAAACGCTCATTCTCCGTCGTATCTGGGAAAAAGCAAATACCGATGCAGTACGCTTATCCCGGTTCCAGCAGATCCTCGATGAGCTTCGCCTCGAAGCGAATATCAGCCCTTCGCTTGCGCTTGCCATGACACATCTGATCAGGCGACATCGCAAAACGGATGTGTTGGCATGGCTCAAAGGGTATTCGCTCCCCGAAGAAAATCTCGGTTTGCTGTCCCTGCCGAATCCGCCAGAAGATGAAACCTGTGCCGAAGATCAAGCACGGGATTTTCTCGAAGAACTCTTCCGGATGATCGGGCCACAGGTGCCCGTGGTGCTGTGCTTCGATCAGGTGGAAGCCCTGCAGCGGGATGCCCATGACAAAGCAGGTCTGTTTGCTTTCGGCCAGGCGGTTCGCAGCCTGTACAACGACACCCGCAACCTGGTATTGATCTCCTGCATCCAGACCACATTTTACGGGACCCTGAAAGAAGCGGTCAGTGATCCGGATTTCCATGGCATGACCGAATACCAGATCGCCCTGAAATCGATTTCCTTGGAGCAGGCCTGCCGGCTGATCGAAGCCCGGATGGCGGGGGTAGGCAACCAGGCGCATAAACAACGACTGATGCCGACGATCCTTGCCGGCCTGAGAGAAAAATGGGCCGATTCGGAGCAGACGGCAAGGGATGCATTGAACATTGCGGCAGCGTTATACGACGAACTCACGGAGCAACCTACACAGCATTCTCACAGCGAACATCCGGATGCACAGTCATTGACCACCCATTTTCTGCAGAACGAATTCGAAAACCGTGTGGAGAATGGGCTGAAAACACTTTCCGCAGACGATCTCGATGCCGTCCTGCATTCGGCCATCCCGGTGCTTTGTCCGCTCTACCACGCCGGTTGTACCGAAGTCGACACCAAACCCCAGCCGGATATCGACGTCTTCTTGCGCCATCAGGGCAGGACCATCCCGGTCAGTTTCTGCAACCAGGCAAATTTGACCAGTCTGGCAGGCCGGCTGCGCAGACTGCTTTCGCTTCTCGAATCCGGGGGTATCCCCGCACCGGTGATGATTCGCCATCCCGGACGGCCGCTGCCGGGGGGGCAACGGAAGGCCAACGAGTACCTCAACGGTCTCAAGCGGAAAGGAGCCAAATGGGTCGTGCCTTCCGAAGAGGCCATTGCAACCCTCGCGGCCATGCGGGATTTGCTGGCGGATGCGCAGAGCGGCGATCTGGCAGCATCCGGGAAATCCATTGCACCGGAGACGGTGCGGCAATGGATCCAGCAAAGCGGAGATGATTCAGCCTGCTCCCTGCTCAATGAAATTGTTCAACCACCCCGAATGCCTCCGGTGTTATCGCCGGAGATCGAGACCCGTCTTCAGGAAATTCTGCAGGAAGAGCGTATCCTCTACCTTTCGGAAATGGCCGAAAAACTCCGGATCGATGAGAACACACTGAGCGAAGGCCTTCGGTTGCAGCCGGGAGGGGTCGGGTTCATGGAAGGCCCACCGGTTTTGCTTTTCGACCGATCGGTTCTGATACACGCCCGATGA
- a CDS encoding ABC transporter ATP-binding protein, protein MDLILEVSHLTMDFGGLRALDDVTMTIAKGEIMALIGPNGAGKTTFFNCITGIYQPTAGDIHVSRPDDNGKKKRINGLKPNEVTEAGMARTFQNIRLFPNMSVLENVMIGRHCRTHSGIAGAILKGPRTRREEQEVVDHSYGILEKIGLADHVNDLAKNLPYGAQRRLEIARALATEPFLLLLDEPAAGMNPIETRELDELITRIRDDEHISILLIEHDMKLVMSLSDRITVMDYGKKIAEGTPAEIRNDPIVIKAYLGEEIDA, encoded by the coding sequence ATGGATTTGATTCTCGAAGTTTCTCATCTGACCATGGATTTCGGTGGCCTCCGAGCCCTGGACGACGTAACGATGACCATCGCCAAGGGCGAGATCATGGCCCTGATCGGACCGAACGGCGCGGGCAAGACCACTTTCTTCAACTGCATCACCGGCATTTATCAGCCAACGGCAGGTGACATTCATGTCAGTCGGCCGGATGACAACGGCAAGAAGAAACGGATCAATGGGCTGAAGCCCAATGAAGTGACCGAGGCCGGCATGGCCAGAACATTTCAGAACATCCGCTTGTTTCCCAACATGTCGGTTCTGGAAAATGTCATGATCGGCAGGCATTGCCGGACGCATTCCGGCATCGCAGGGGCCATCCTCAAGGGGCCCCGCACCCGCCGCGAAGAGCAGGAAGTCGTCGATCACAGTTATGGTATTCTGGAAAAGATCGGTCTTGCCGATCATGTCAATGACCTGGCAAAAAACCTGCCCTATGGCGCCCAGCGCAGGCTGGAGATCGCGAGGGCGCTGGCCACGGAACCCTTTCTGCTGCTGCTGGACGAGCCGGCTGCCGGCATGAACCCCATTGAAACCAGAGAACTGGATGAACTCATCACCCGGATTCGGGATGACGAGCACATTTCCATTCTGCTGATCGAACACGACATGAAGCTCGTCATGAGCCTTTCCGATCGCATCACGGTCATGGATTACGGAAAGAAAATTGCGGAAGGTACGCCAGCGGAAATCCGGAACGATCCCATCGTCATCAAGGCCTATCTGGGAGAAGAAATCGATGCTTGA
- a CDS encoding OmpA family protein encodes MRAKLVWVVCGMFLVMVGCATRSHFGIPDQSLVPPSDFDQTEAAIASAEKSPNAQYCPDKIAQAKQKGKRAAEVYWACHTNEAMALLAEARKLAKEAESCQAPPKAAPAPAPAPASPPPAPPAAAARQPISFHSVYFDFDKSNLKPKAKAELDRAAAIMKDNPDVVLELQGNTDAIGTEAYNKALGERRAKAVFGYLKSKGINPSRLKAVSFGKDRPVAPNTTAAGRAQNRRVDMVILK; translated from the coding sequence ATGAGAGCGAAATTGGTCTGGGTGGTATGTGGTATGTTTTTGGTCATGGTCGGGTGTGCAACGAGGTCTCATTTCGGCATCCCGGACCAGTCTCTGGTACCGCCTTCTGATTTCGATCAGACGGAAGCGGCCATTGCAAGCGCTGAGAAATCGCCAAATGCGCAATATTGTCCGGACAAGATCGCCCAGGCGAAGCAGAAAGGCAAACGTGCGGCTGAAGTGTATTGGGCCTGCCACACGAACGAGGCCATGGCCCTCCTGGCTGAAGCCCGGAAACTGGCAAAAGAAGCCGAATCTTGCCAGGCTCCCCCAAAGGCAGCTCCGGCACCTGCACCCGCTCCGGCCTCTCCACCACCAGCGCCGCCCGCGGCAGCCGCAAGACAGCCCATCAGCTTCCATTCCGTGTATTTTGATTTCGACAAATCGAATCTGAAACCAAAGGCCAAGGCTGAACTGGATCGCGCCGCAGCGATCATGAAGGATAACCCCGATGTGGTGCTCGAGCTCCAGGGCAACACCGACGCTATCGGGACAGAAGCATACAACAAGGCTTTGGGCGAAAGAAGGGCAAAGGCGGTGTTTGGCTATCTGAAATCGAAAGGCATCAATCCCAGCCGACTCAAAGCTGTCAGTTTCGGAAAGGACCGTCCCGTCGCCCCGAATACGACAGCAGCAGGCCGCGCCCAGAACCGCCGCGTGGATATGGTGATCCTGAAGTAA
- the groES gene encoding co-chaperone GroES: MKIRPCNDNVLIFRVEEEQKTAGGIIIPDTAKKKSQEGKVIAVGSGKIGADGKRVPLDVKAGDRVLFSKYAGTEIKIDGVEHVFMKESDILAIFE; this comes from the coding sequence ATGAAGATCAGACCGTGTAATGACAATGTGCTGATTTTTCGAGTCGAGGAGGAGCAGAAAACCGCTGGCGGCATCATTATTCCGGATACAGCAAAGAAAAAGTCCCAGGAAGGAAAGGTCATTGCTGTCGGCTCGGGAAAAATCGGTGCGGACGGCAAGCGGGTTCCTCTCGATGTCAAGGCAGGGGATCGCGTGTTGTTTTCCAAATATGCAGGGACGGAAATCAAAATTGATGGTGTCGAGCATGTTTTCATGAAAGAATCCGATATTTTAGCAATATTTGAGTGA
- the groL gene encoding chaperonin GroEL (60 kDa chaperone family; promotes refolding of misfolded polypeptides especially under stressful conditions; forms two stacked rings of heptamers to form a barrel-shaped 14mer; ends can be capped by GroES; misfolded proteins enter the barrel where they are refolded when GroES binds) has protein sequence MAAKMICYGAQAREYMLKGVNAMADAVKVTLGPRGRNVVIAKSFGSPTVTKDGVTVAKEIELAEKYENMGAQMVKVVASKTSDTAGDGTTTATVLAQALYGEGQKLVAAGANPMSLKRGMDKAATVIVDELRKLSKPIKDKSEIAQVGTISANNDEMVGKLISDAMEKVGKEGVITVEEAKSMETSLDVVEGMQFDKGYISPHFVTNREKMEVVLEDAYILVHEKKISSLKDMVPLLEEVARSHKPLLIIAEDVEGEALAALVLNKLRGTLNAAAVKAPGFGDRRKAMLEDIAILCGTRVVSEEMGMKLDKVTLKDLGKCKTVKCDKDNTTIVDGAGSKKDIEARMKQIRAQIEDTTSDYDREKLQERLAKLVGGVAVIKIGAATETEMKEKKARVEDALNATRAAVEEGIVPGGGVALIRCIPALDKLSLEGDQAHAITFVKRALEEPLRQIVANAGLEPSVVVNKVKEGKDDFGFNAALLKYENLIQTGVIDPTKVVRFALQNAVSVAGMMLTTEAMITEAPKKKAKAAGAPDMGEMDDDMY, from the coding sequence ATGGCAGCAAAAATGATTTGCTATGGGGCGCAGGCACGGGAATATATGCTCAAGGGCGTCAACGCCATGGCCGATGCAGTCAAGGTAACTCTGGGGCCGAGGGGCAGAAATGTGGTTATTGCAAAAAGCTTCGGTTCTCCGACGGTTACCAAGGACGGTGTTACGGTGGCCAAGGAAATCGAACTCGCCGAGAAATATGAAAACATGGGCGCACAGATGGTCAAAGTGGTCGCCAGCAAAACCAGTGATACGGCAGGCGATGGCACGACCACGGCAACTGTTTTGGCCCAGGCCCTGTATGGCGAAGGTCAGAAGCTCGTGGCTGCAGGGGCAAACCCCATGTCCCTGAAGCGCGGCATGGACAAGGCCGCAACCGTCATCGTCGATGAACTCCGGAAACTCTCCAAGCCCATCAAGGACAAGAGTGAAATCGCGCAGGTCGGCACCATTTCGGCCAACAACGACGAAATGGTCGGCAAGCTCATTTCCGATGCCATGGAAAAAGTCGGCAAGGAAGGTGTGATCACTGTCGAAGAAGCCAAGAGCATGGAAACATCTCTGGATGTCGTCGAAGGCATGCAGTTCGACAAGGGATACATTTCGCCGCATTTTGTTACCAACCGGGAAAAAATGGAAGTCGTCCTCGAAGATGCATACATACTGGTGCACGAGAAAAAGATTTCCAGCTTGAAAGACATGGTCCCGCTGCTGGAAGAAGTCGCCCGTAGCCATAAGCCCCTGCTGATCATTGCCGAGGATGTGGAAGGTGAGGCGCTGGCTGCCCTTGTGCTGAACAAACTGCGCGGCACCCTCAATGCGGCTGCCGTAAAGGCGCCCGGCTTTGGGGATCGCAGAAAGGCCATGCTCGAAGATATCGCCATTCTCTGCGGCACCCGGGTGGTTTCGGAAGAAATGGGAATGAAGCTTGATAAAGTCACCCTGAAAGATCTTGGCAAGTGCAAAACCGTCAAATGCGACAAAGACAACACCACCATCGTTGACGGCGCAGGCAGCAAGAAGGACATCGAAGCCCGAATGAAACAGATTCGCGCCCAGATCGAAGACACCACATCCGATTATGATCGGGAGAAACTGCAGGAAAGGCTGGCCAAACTGGTCGGCGGTGTTGCGGTCATCAAGATCGGTGCGGCTACCGAAACCGAAATGAAGGAGAAAAAAGCGCGGGTGGAAGATGCCCTGAATGCAACCCGTGCCGCAGTGGAGGAAGGTATCGTTCCGGGCGGCGGTGTTGCACTGATCCGATGCATTCCGGCGCTCGACAAGCTTTCACTCGAAGGCGATCAGGCCCATGCAATCACCTTTGTCAAACGGGCTCTCGAAGAGCCGCTTCGTCAGATCGTCGCCAATGCCGGGCTCGAACCTTCCGTCGTTGTCAACAAAGTCAAGGAAGGCAAAGATGATTTCGGATTCAACGCAGCACTTCTGAAATATGAAAATCTGATTCAGACCGGGGTCATCGATCCGACGAAAGTCGTCCGGTTTGCGTTGCAGAATGCGGTTTCGGTCGCCGGCATGATGCTCACCACCGAGGCCATGATCACCGAAGCACCGAAAAAGAAAGCCAAGGCTGCGGGTGCTCCGGATATGGGCGAAATGGACGATGACATGTATTGA
- a CDS encoding ABC transporter ATP-binding protein yields MLELDGVSTFYGGIQALKSVSMKIEQGEIITLIGANGAGKTTTLMSISGVTPPREGEIRFLGKPIHTMSPDDIVALGISQVPEGRRIFPYLTVSENLEMGAFLRKEKTEIQKDMDYVMGLFPILAQRRNQPGGTLSGGEQQMLAISRALMARPKLLLLDEPSLGLAPMVVRQIFEIIRKINAENRTTIFLVEQNANLALQVAHRGYVMENGRITMEDRAATLLTNENVKKAYLGI; encoded by the coding sequence ATGCTTGAACTCGACGGCGTATCCACGTTTTACGGCGGCATTCAGGCGCTCAAGTCCGTTTCCATGAAGATCGAGCAGGGCGAGATCATTACCTTGATCGGTGCCAACGGCGCCGGAAAAACGACGACACTGATGTCCATCTCCGGTGTGACGCCTCCAAGAGAAGGAGAAATCCGATTTCTGGGAAAACCCATCCACACCATGAGCCCGGATGACATCGTGGCGCTCGGCATCAGTCAGGTCCCCGAAGGCAGAAGGATTTTCCCGTATCTGACGGTGAGCGAGAACCTGGAAATGGGGGCTTTTCTGCGGAAGGAAAAAACCGAAATCCAAAAGGACATGGATTATGTGATGGGGCTTTTCCCCATTCTGGCGCAGCGCCGGAACCAGCCCGGCGGCACCCTGAGCGGGGGGGAGCAGCAGATGCTCGCCATCTCCAGGGCACTCATGGCCAGACCCAAGCTGCTGCTGCTCGATGAGCCTTCCCTGGGTCTTGCGCCCATGGTGGTCAGGCAGATTTTCGAAATCATTCGAAAGATCAATGCGGAGAACCGGACGACCATCTTCCTGGTCGAACAGAATGCCAATCTCGCGCTTCAGGTGGCCCACCGCGGCTATGTCATGGAAAACGGCAGAATCACGATGGAAGACCGCGCCGCAACCCTGCTGACAAACGAAAATGTGAAAAAGGCCTATCTTGGCATATAA